In a single window of the Gloeocapsa sp. PCC 73106 genome:
- the cobS gene encoding adenosylcobinamide-GDP ribazoletransferase, whose translation MKKCFFTKLIEGVKNTSQSFLGAIVFYTIIPVPSFWQLELTRIARWAPLIGLVMGGILLNLIDLILLQLQVAVLTRTAIILVAWIGITGGLHLDGAMDTADGLGVSDKTRRLEVMQDSRSGAFGVIVAILILLLKFTAMTELGDYRWLGLMGGPTWGRWAQVWAIARYPYLKPEGKGAFHKELIQLPQDLGIGIVCILSVSAIASLVEPEKWYIGIAMMLSGWLITLAGNFWFYLQFEGFTGDIYGAVVEWTEAIWLCLLIIITS comes from the coding sequence ATGAAGAAATGTTTCTTCACTAAGCTTATTGAGGGAGTAAAAAATACTAGCCAATCTTTTTTAGGAGCCATAGTTTTTTATACTATTATTCCCGTTCCTAGCTTTTGGCAGTTGGAATTAACCCGTATTGCTCGTTGGGCTCCCCTAATTGGTTTAGTGATGGGAGGAATCCTACTAAACTTAATTGATCTTATTTTACTGCAGTTACAGGTAGCTGTGTTAACTCGCACGGCTATTATCTTGGTAGCTTGGATAGGGATTACTGGGGGACTGCATTTGGATGGAGCGATGGATACAGCCGATGGTTTAGGAGTATCGGACAAAACAAGACGTTTAGAAGTAATGCAGGATAGCCGTAGTGGTGCTTTTGGGGTGATTGTGGCTATTTTAATATTGCTTTTAAAATTTACGGCAATGACAGAGCTAGGGGATTACCGATGGTTGGGGTTAATGGGGGGTCCTACGTGGGGACGTTGGGCTCAGGTATGGGCGATCGCTCGTTATCCCTATCTTAAACCCGAGGGTAAAGGAGCATTTCATAAAGAGTTGATACAGCTACCTCAAGATTTAGGGATAGGGATTGTCTGTATCTTGAGTGTGAGTGCGATCGCTTCTCTCGTAGAACCAGAAAAATGGTACATAGGAATTGCTATGATGCTATCGGGCTGGCTGATTACTTTAGCTGGTAATTTCTGGTTTTATCTTCAATTTGAAGGATTTACTGGAGATATCTACGGTGCTGTAGTTGAATGGACAGAAGCTATTTGGCTTTGCTTATTGATCATCATCACTTCCTAG
- the tgt gene encoding tRNA guanosine(34) transglycosylase Tgt encodes MGFSFHNQGNCSFTKARAGIWTTPHGCVETPRFMPVGTIATVKGLTPAQLEVSGAQMILGNTYHLHLQPGEEIIAQAGGLHKFMAWNGPILTDSGGFQVFSLSKLRKISEAGVTFRSPRDGRLIEFTPEKSIEIQNILGADVIMAFDECPPASATREEIKAATERTYRWLKRCVQAHQRPQEQALFPIVQGGVYLDLRSQAAQELVELDLPGYAIGGVSVGETPELIHQIVAHTAPLLPQDKPRYLMGVGTYREMVQAIAWGIDVFDCVIPTRLGRHGTALVRGERWNLRNARFRQDFNPLDEHCSCYTCQTFSRAYLNHLVRSREMLGYMLLSLHNIHELIHFTKAIREAILQDRFLTEFGHWLTQRMIP; translated from the coding sequence GTGGGATTTTCTTTTCATAATCAAGGCAATTGTAGCTTTACTAAAGCTAGAGCAGGTATTTGGACAACACCCCATGGCTGCGTAGAAACACCAAGATTTATGCCTGTGGGTACTATTGCTACGGTTAAGGGCTTGACCCCCGCGCAGCTCGAAGTTTCAGGCGCACAAATGATCCTGGGAAATACTTATCATCTGCATTTACAGCCTGGAGAAGAAATAATCGCTCAGGCTGGAGGTTTGCATAAGTTTATGGCATGGAATGGCCCTATATTAACCGATTCTGGCGGTTTTCAAGTCTTTAGTCTGAGTAAGCTACGCAAAATCAGCGAAGCAGGGGTTACGTTTCGCTCCCCCAGAGATGGGCGTTTAATTGAATTCACTCCTGAAAAATCCATAGAAATTCAAAATATACTAGGCGCTGATGTCATCATGGCCTTCGATGAATGTCCCCCAGCTAGCGCAACACGAGAAGAAATTAAAGCAGCTACAGAACGAACTTATCGCTGGTTAAAACGTTGTGTCCAAGCCCATCAGCGTCCCCAAGAACAGGCCCTCTTTCCCATAGTGCAGGGGGGAGTATATCTGGATTTACGCAGTCAGGCAGCTCAAGAACTAGTAGAATTGGATTTACCAGGGTACGCGATCGGTGGGGTAAGCGTGGGAGAAACACCAGAGTTGATTCATCAAATCGTCGCCCACACCGCACCTCTGTTACCTCAAGATAAACCTCGCTATCTCATGGGAGTAGGAACTTACCGAGAAATGGTTCAAGCGATCGCATGGGGTATAGATGTATTTGACTGCGTTATACCTACCCGTTTAGGTCGTCATGGTACCGCTTTAGTGCGCGGAGAACGTTGGAACCTGAGAAATGCCAGATTTCGTCAAGACTTTAACCCCCTAGATGAGCATTGCTCCTGCTATACCTGTCAAACTTTTAGTCGAGCTTATCTCAATCATTTAGTGAGATCTCGGGAAATGCTCGGATATATGCTCTTGTCTTTACACAATATTCACGAGTTAATTCATTTTACTAAAGCAATTCGTGAGGCGATTTTACAAGACCGTTTTCTCACTGAGTTTGGTCATTGGCTAACGCAGAGAATGATCCCCTAG
- a CDS encoding photosystem II reaction center protein K, giving the protein MELAVILTLPEAYAIFDPLIDVLPIIPVFFLALAFVWQAAVGFK; this is encoded by the coding sequence ATGGAACTCGCTGTAATACTAACTTTACCAGAAGCCTATGCTATCTTTGACCCACTCATCGATGTTTTGCCCATCATTCCCGTTTTCTTCTTGGCTCTAGCCTTTGTTTGGCAAGCTGCAGTAGGCTTCAAATAA
- a CDS encoding pitrilysin family protein → MTLTLTSPARLHFPTIKHLANGLTIVAEQVPIEAVNMNVWLKAGSALESNEINGMAHFLEHMVFKGTNQLASGEFERLIEAKGAITNAATSQEYTQYYITTAPQDFAELAPWQLEVIFNAAIPEDAFDREKLVVLEEIRRAEDNPQRRTFARAMETCFENLPYRRPILGTEVVITALTSEQMRNFHQSWYQPQQMTVAVVGNLPVTELIEIVSKGVEQTYRNASSTSGHSSVPIWSPESSFTEIVRREYTDSSLQEARLVMMWRVPGMNDLASTYPLDIIAAIMGQGKMARLFRDLREERNLVSQINASNLTQQIQGVFYVSARLPVANIPMVEQAIAEHFHRLHTQLVSEAEMARIRTQVANKFIFSNERPSDRALLYGYYQSLLSSIEPALNYPTEIQSITPSQLQTAALNYLNPEAYGLVVMKP, encoded by the coding sequence ATGACTCTAACTCTTACTTCGCCTGCGCGTCTCCATTTTCCTACCATCAAACATTTAGCCAATGGCTTGACAATTGTAGCCGAGCAAGTGCCCATAGAAGCAGTGAATATGAACGTGTGGCTCAAGGCTGGTTCGGCTTTAGAGTCAAATGAGATCAATGGCATGGCTCATTTTCTCGAACACATGGTTTTTAAAGGAACAAATCAACTAGCTAGTGGAGAATTTGAAAGACTAATCGAAGCTAAAGGCGCGATTACTAACGCCGCTACCAGTCAAGAATATACACAATACTATATTACTACCGCTCCTCAAGATTTTGCGGAACTCGCCCCCTGGCAACTAGAAGTGATATTTAACGCAGCAATTCCTGAGGACGCTTTTGACAGAGAAAAACTCGTAGTCTTAGAAGAAATTCGCAGGGCTGAAGATAACCCCCAGCGTCGGACTTTTGCTCGCGCGATGGAAACCTGTTTTGAAAATCTACCCTATCGTCGTCCCATTTTAGGTACTGAAGTAGTAATCACCGCTTTAACTTCTGAGCAAATGAGAAACTTTCACCAGTCTTGGTATCAACCTCAGCAGATGACGGTAGCAGTTGTGGGTAATCTTCCTGTCACAGAATTAATAGAAATTGTCAGTAAAGGAGTAGAGCAGACTTACAGAAATGCTAGTTCAACCTCAGGTCATTCCTCAGTACCAATTTGGTCACCTGAGTCTTCTTTTACCGAGATCGTGCGCCGAGAGTACACCGATTCAAGCTTACAAGAAGCTAGACTGGTAATGATGTGGCGCGTTCCAGGAATGAATGATTTAGCTTCTACTTATCCCCTAGACATCATCGCCGCAATTATGGGACAAGGGAAAATGGCACGTTTGTTTCGAGATCTTCGGGAAGAACGGAATCTGGTTTCTCAAATTAATGCTAGCAATTTGACTCAACAAATACAGGGAGTATTCTATGTGAGCGCACGTCTACCCGTGGCTAATATCCCCATGGTAGAACAAGCGATCGCCGAGCATTTCCATCGTCTACATACCCAATTAGTTAGTGAAGCCGAAATGGCCCGGATTCGCACTCAAGTAGCCAATAAATTCATCTTTAGTAACGAAAGACCCAGCGATCGCGCCTTACTCTACGGCTATTATCAATCTTTATTAAGCTCGATCGAACCTGCTTTAAACTACCCTACCGAGATTCAAAGCATTACCCCCTCTCAATTGCAAACCGCAGCTTTAAACTACCTCAACCCAGAAGCCTACGGCCTAGTTGTCATGAAACCCTAA